The Lynx canadensis isolate LIC74 chromosome A2, mLynCan4.pri.v2, whole genome shotgun sequence DNA segment GCGAGACCTCCAACAGTCGAGACCTGCGTGCGCGCGAGGTCGCGAGCCGAGCCCTCTCCCACATTCTGCAGGGAAGTTTCCGCGGCCGACGAGACTGACCTCAGTCGGGGAGGGGGGAACCCCTGCACCTCAGGAAGAGCTTGAGAGAGGAGAGGGCCTGAGGGGTGCTGGCCCCAGCCCCGCGTGGGCAGCTGGGTGGATCCCCTGGGGAGGCCACACGGCtcccagtggggggggggggggacactgggATCTGCAAAAACCCCTCATGCGGAGGCTAAAGGTGCCATCGTGCCTATTCTCCAGGCCCCTTGGTGCCCAGAGCTGCCCTGCGTTCGTCCGTTTCTTGTAGGGGCTCCCATGTAAGCGTTGGTTTGGAGATCGGGTTCTGCTGCTAAAGAAAGTTTGGAAAACACCAGATGGTCGCACCCCCTCTTTCATCCGTAGGGCTGCGGGGGCCCTGGGGAGGAAGCGATCTGCTGAGGTCTCAGCGTCTGGGGCACGAGAGAGCGAGAGCTCTCGGAAGGGGGGAGGGCGACACCGCACCCGGGAAGCCGGCTGGTTGCTGTTGAGCCTTCCTTTCTGAAATAAGGACGACCGGCCTTGTAGGATTCTCACAAGGACTACAAGGACTGGTGAAAGGCTGCAGGTGGAGCACCCCACGCAGGCAGCCACCAGCCCAGCCATTTCCTGtgtctgggcctcggtttcctcctctgtgaaatggggtgtgtgtgtgtgtggggggggttaCACTGCTCAGGTCCTCAGCCCCTGGCACTATGTTTTTCTCCCTGCtcaccctcctgcctcctcctgcccttcttccctctcaGGTCCCTGTCCTGGGCCCGCCTCTGGCTCCCCATCTCAACACTGGGTCTGGGACAGCCTGCCCCAGAAAGGACTGAATACCTGCTGGGTGCGTCCAATAATAAACACTCCCAACCTACAGGGCAGCCTGGAGGGCACCTACCACCCAGACCTAACTAGCACTTGCATTtggtcattggatttagggcttTTTAAATAAGAGTACGAAGGTAGCAGGGGTAGCTGCAGGCCCCTTTGTCCCCTTTGTATCCCTCCTCCTATGGCTCCAGAGGCTCTGCCATTGTGAAGCGGTGCTAGGTTGGTTTAAATCATTCCATAAACGACAACCATGGTTGGTGTCACTGggttccttgtgtttttttctcctggGGTGGGTTTTGAGACAGGGCACATGACCACAGGTGAAGTTTGTTCCTTAGCTCAGCAGGTGCGGGAATCACCTTGCGTTTGCTCTGTTTCTTGCTGGGCTTCCAAGTATGGCTGTGGGCATCCTTGTTTGGAGAGCAGATGAGTAAGAGGTCCTTAAGAAAGGAGCCCCTGAACTGAGTCTTGGAGGCTAAGCAGAGCCGCTGGACACAGGGGAGCCTCCAAGGAAGGACTTGAGAAGAGGTAGCGTCTGGgagggaacaggaggaggaggaagacagaggtggAATTTGTGAGTGGGGGTCGTCACTCTGGCCACCGTCTGGGAGAAGGGCTGTGAGGGGCAAGTGTGGAGGCTGTGCCAGGCGGATGGTGAGGAGGGTGGTCACCACCCTGGCAAGAGATGCCTGAAGGCCTGGCCTTGAAGGCAGccgtggggagggaggaagtgtgtGGCTTGGAGAGTCCCTTTGATGAGTGATACAAGCCCCTGGGTAGAGGGCatctcccagcccccagcagcaAGTCCAGGGGCTTTAGGGGGGAGGAGGACACCATGCGGGGAGCATCCGTTTACCTACCATAATTCTTGATTACGGTGGTGGTGCCGCATTGTAGCCTGCAGGGCTCTAACATCCTATTAGGTCACCGTGTGCATTTCTTCCTATGAATACTTGGGGTCTGGGCACGCCAGATCCTCTAGGTCACTCGCTCCTTCCATCCACCTGCCCTCTTACCGCAGAAGCGCCCCCATGAGTGCAGTCATTCTGCAGGTCATTTGCCAACCTGGTTAGGGGTGGGGATGCCAGGATTTGGATCCAGAGCCCAGGCCCTTCCCCATGAGCGAGCCCAGGGCTTGGTCAGTGACCGTCAAACTAGAAGCCCTGCTTGGGGTCTCTGAAGGGCCCTGAACAACATAGCCCATGTCCAGGCTTCAAAAAttttcacacccccccccccccccccgtcccccgccgCCAACATGCTCGCCGTCAGGCCCCAGGCTGGCGGTTCCGGCCCTCGCTTTCCCTCCGGCAGTGGCTGGACCACCTTGCTCTTCCACTCCTTTTTCAAGTCCCTCGTGGGCAAGGATGTGGTCGTGGAACTCAAGAATGACCTGAGCATCTGTGGAACCCTCCAGCGTGTGGATCGGTATCTCAACATCAAACTAACTGACGTCAGTGTCACAGACCCTGAGAAATAGCCTCACACGTTATCAGTGAAGGGCTGCTTCATCCGGGGCTCAGTGGTCCGCCCTGTGCGGTTGCCGGCAGATGAGGCCGCCGCAGCAGCTACAGGACGCAGCAAGGAAGGAGGCCCTGCAGCAGAAACAGTGGTGGTTCCTCCTCCCCGCGCTGTCCCTCTTCTACTGGTGACCTTTAACCTCAAGTCCCAGCCGGGACCCCTGGCTCCCATACTTGagggttttctgtctttttttttttttttttaatagtggagccttttttttttttttttttttaattacttcagGGATGAGTGGATGAGAGGAAATAATAGTGGGGAGCAGCTCTCCTCTGTTGAGGGGAGGATAAGTAGGCTGAGGAACTGCAAAGCCTGCCTTGTCCCCAGCATCTGTCCTTCTCACTCCTTCCGTGGAGTGGGAAGAATCTCCTAGATTTCTCCAGGGCGCCCATGTGTTTCATTTTGGGGATGGAAGGAATCTCCCGTATCGGCAATAAAGTTACGATGCACACAcaagcaacaacaataaaaacacttttcacccaaaacaaaacagctcaCAATTCTTCCCTCAGACTCCATCGTAGTAAAAATTAAAGTACCAACATGTAAGAGAAATCTGCAAAACTGAAAACTGTGTCTGGTTTCTCTGCTTTGGGGATAAAACCCCACCCAAATCCTTAACATCGAAATACTCAGCCAACTTGTATGGGTGCTTACCAGACTACTTGTGttaatcccccccaccccccaccgaaGTCACAGGGAGTCCTGGTGTTGGTTTGTTCATTCCTTTGGGGTAGCTGGGGGCCCAAGATGCGCCGGGCTCTGTTTTAAGTTCAGTAGCGAGTGAAAGAGAGCAagtccctgcctccacccccggCCCCCTCCGAAGCTACATTCCAGAAGGAGCtgcaggcagagagcagagacctATGTGTCAGAAGGGGATAAATaaggtgatgggggggggggcggcggatGGGGCAGGTGGTGTTAGGTGTGATAGGAAAGACTGTgacaggtgacatttgagctacACCGGTCTCTAGGTAGAAGCGTTGGAGGTGGGTGAACACCCTGggtaaaggccctgaggtggaagaTGGCcagtgtatgtgtgttggggcaGTGAAGGGGGAGTGTTAcgggatgtgtgtgtgtagacactaGGGGCTGGGGAGAGCGCAGCccctggaagggggtggggggggggctgtcgaAATCTAGGTAAGAGATCCTAGTGGCCTGGGCCAAGCGTGTGCTagaggaggcaggaagaaggCTCCGAATCAGGAGAGAGAGCTTTTTCCTTAAGTCTTTTCCCCCTAAATTCAGTAAGTGCAGTGATCTCAGGGCTGTGGTTGGGTGGATGTTatttgtgcacgtgtgtgcacccTTGTACCTTTGTGAGTCAAGGCCAGACCACCCAAGCCAGATCACAGGGGcgtggggggcaggcagaggcgGGCTCCTGAACCTGCATTCTGGGTCACATGTCACTGCTGAACAGTCAAGGCCAAAGGGAGGTATAGGAGGACCCAATGGCTGGCAGTGTAGACCCCTTGGTGGATGTGGTGGGAGCCAAGGGTATTTCTTCAGGGGGCTTACTGAGCTAGAATTCCCCCAGGGCAAGACCgcagccccccaccacccctaCCCTTACCCCATCTACCTGGATTCCCCCACCTCATTTTGCTTCCTTGTCTCTGGACGTCTCACCCCAGACTTTCCTGCTCCTTGCAGCAACCCCCGAAATGGGTGAGGGACTGACCagacctctctcagcctctccttaCCTGGAAGGTGGGGTAGCTGGTAGGCCTGGGCTGGTTGGCTCTGCTTCAGGCCATTGGCTTTTCACATTTGTTGCTTCACTAATGGACACAGGGCTGGCAGATGCAGGCCCCTTGAAGGCTCAggaagcctccagaaaggaagagtcacaggAGTGAATTGGACAGGTAAACCTGGACATGGGGCCATGGGGCCAGGAAGGCTGAGAGGGGTGCGATGATGTGGGGGAATCCGCGGCCAGTCTTGAGGAGAACCCACGCTTGGAGTTGCGTGAGCACCGTGAACTCTACCCCTCTATGCCCTGTCCCTGTAGGTGGCTGTCACAGCTCATTTGGTGTGGTGTGAGCCAGGGGCCCACCTCACCCTGGGACAGCTGCCCACCCCAACCCCTTAACGTCCCCCTTTTGCCCTTCCCTAGCACGCACAACCTTCCGGCCCACCATATAACTTAGCTTCTCCTATGTATTCTTGTGTCCCTGTCTGCCCACGAGCAGGTAGCTTGCAGAGGTACAGGTGTCTGTTGCGTTCATTGCACAGGGAGGCGCTGGATGAAGGAAGAGGATCCAGGCCAAGGACAGAACccatggggtggggcagggactgGGGGCCAGGACAGAATGGCCAGAACTGCCTCTGTGAGGTCTGAGGAAGGGGGAGTGATCTGATGGGGGGCGGGTATGTGAGGATCAAGAAGCCTggctgggaaggtggggagagagcaggAACATGAGACAAAGCAGGGTTATTTTAGGATGGGGCCCTCAGCCAGGGAAGGGCGGCCAGCCGAGTGGGGAGGCGTTCTAGAAGGCCTTCCAGCTCAGGCCAGCCCTTGAGGAGTCCCCAGTCTTGGATCTGGACCCTATACCCCCCAGCTCACATGGGACCTGGACGGGCAGTAAGGTCCCTGGGAGCACTGGGAGGGGCCAGTAACCGTGGAGTGGATGGTTGGGAAATGGGTGACCCCAGGGGCCAGGAAGTTGTTTCTCTGCTTGCTGGTGTGGAGGACTGATGAGGGGGCGTGGAGGCTGAGGATGGAGAGGCTTGGAAGGTGGCGTGGAAGGGCCGGCCTTCCTATGTGGTCCGTGGAGGACACTGCCGGATGGAAGGTGGCCTGTTCTTGGGGTGGGCAGTGGCCAGACTGGTGTGTCTAAGGTTACCCGGCACTGTGTTTTGACAAGGTGCCGTGGCAGCCAAGTGGCACTGCTGGCCCCACTGCCCCTCGCTACCCTCACTTCTCCAGACTCTCCCTGGAGGGCTGGTATAGATGGGTCATGGCCACCACTGGTGGATGGGCGCTGATCCTGAGAAAGAGAACGCGGGTCCAGGGACACCTGGAAGAGGGCCCCTAGCAGGCAAGGCTGGGAGGGAATTAGGTGCTGGGCCCTGGCCACATGGCCTAGGGTACTGGCTGGGAGACCCTACCCAGGGCATAGTCTGGAGTGACATCCGGGAGCCCTTTCTCCTGGGCAGAAAACCTCCCTGGGACCAAGGCTGTTCTGGGGTCTCAGCGTTGGCAGGATGGGGCCGGGACTTGGTGTTTAACAGAGCAGAGTTTGGTTTGCAAGTGGGGGGTATGGACTGCTGAGAGCGTTGCCTAGAAGAAGGGCCTGCAGGCTGGGTATTGATGGATATGTAGGAGTTGGCTGGTCTGAGCAACTGAAGTCATCACCTGTCAGGGTGGGGGAGATGTGGGTGATTGGGGAACCAGTAGGGGGCAGCGAGTGAGGCCGGGCGTGGCGTCATGAGGGGCTCACTGAGGGCCTCTCTCAGGGATCCTTGGGACTGTGGGGCTCGCCCCAGGCCTGAGccagcctcccctctgcctgcctgcAGGTTGGCACTCTATGTATACGAGTACCTGTTGCACGTTGGTGCCCAGAAGTCAGCCCAGACCTTTCTGTCCGAGGTAAGCCAGCCTGGCCAGGCAGAGATTCCCCCCCCTAAGCTGGGCCCTTCCTTACCACCCATACCCTGGGGTCCTCTCCATCTCCTTTCCAGATGGGTTGGGGTGCCCCTCTGCTGGCCCTGGGAACTGAGGGCTGGGGTGGATCAGGGCCCGTGGACTGGTGTCCAGGCATCTGCCTGGCCATCTGACGATCTGTGCCCACTTATCTGCCCCTCACGTAGTtgcccccctcccagctcccttGCTCTGGGCTGCTGGTCCCCTGCCCCAGCATTCCCCAGGCACCAGGCTGGGCTAGGGCTGCCCCAGGTTGGAAGGGGTCAGGCAGGGCCCTCTCACTGTCTTGCCTTCCCCCTGCAGATCCGATGGGAGAAGAACATTACGCTGGGGGAGCCCCCAGGGTTCCTGCATTCCTGGTGGTGGTGCGTGTGAGGCTGGCCAGGGTGGGCCACGGAGGGGGACTGGGTGGGGACGTGTGGGGAAACcatcgtcccccccccccccctccctgccgccCACAGCGTGTTCTGGGACTTGTACTGTGCAGCACCTGACCGCAGAGAGGCGTGTGAGCACTCAAATGAGGCCAAGGCCTTCCAGGACTACGTGAGTCCCTGCCCCGGGGACTGGGACCAGGGCTCGTGGGCATGGGCAGGTTTCTGGGCCTGTGGCCTTGGGGTCCTGTGTGGCCTGAGGCTGGCTTGGGTGGCCAAGTGGGTCTGGCTGTGGGGATTGATCTGGGATCTGGCCACTTCTGGGGAGTCCCTATTCCCTCTACTCAGTATAGGGATACTCACAAGATGGGGGAGGTCCTTCCACTGCGCTCAGCTCCTGAGGGCCCCCACAGCCCCCCCATACCTTCCTGAGGCGGGCCCCGCCTCTCTTCTCCATCATCTGAATCCCCCGTGGAGCCAGGAGCTCCTGCCTCCCCATCTGCCTAGCTGTGTATgtgtagtttgtgtgtgtgtgtctacatgtgTGGCGGGGGACAGGGTTGGGGCCACTACTGCATGTCCCCTCCCGCCCCAGCCTTTCTGAGTGCAggcgggagtgggggtgggggttggctaACTGGCAGGTGCACCCTTGAGCAGCAGAGGCCCAGCAGTGGGCACACTTCCTAACTTTGCTTGGTGGCTGAGGCTGTTGACTCCAcctctttggcctcagtttccttctgggTTGAGTGGGGGTCAGAGGCCTGTCTGAAGAGGAAAGGGCGTGACATGAAAGGGCTGGTGGCATTTTGTCATGGGCAGATGGCAGCCCCTGCCTTTATCTTCTTGGCCTTGGGTGTGGGGCTTGGCCACCCGGCTTCTCCAAGAGGTCTCTGGCTGGCCAGGAAAGGCTTGGGGGCTCCGGGCCCACTCAAGGGGGAAGCAGCAGCGCAACTGGCGTCCAGGGGCGGGCAGCTCTAGGCGagttcccccctcccaccctcctccgcGTTGTGCGCCCACACTCCGACAGCCGCCCTCGCATCCTGAGCAAACCTCCCCGCTGTGCCCCCTCGGGCCTCCCAGGGCGTGGCGGTCCCCATCTCGCTCTGCAATTGGTCAAGGTTGTGCACCGCCTCCCCGCATAACgcatcccctcccctgcccagtgCAGGCCTTCGTAGGGCGGGAGTGCAGCCCCAGAGGGGTAAGGCTTCGTCTTGTCCCTGAAGACGCTCCTCACGCGCCTTACGCTGTGCTTGGGAGCTGGGGTCATACTGTTGATCCCTACTGGGTCCCACTGCTCGTGTGCTGcccccctgtccctctcctgccaGAACTGGGGCTCCAGGGGTGTCTGGAGTTGTGTGCGTGCCTGACTCCTTGAGGGCGCCCCCTCCCGGCCTGCTCAGCGCCCCTTCCCTCTCCGCCCCGGCTTTGCCTCTGCCCGCGACTCCAGCGGCCTCTCAGGGCGCCTCCAGGGAGGGCAAGGAGGGCGGAGTGTTTGGTTCTTCACACGGAGGGGTACGCGCTTCCCGGGAGCGCGCCGGTTACCATGGCAGCGGAGCGCGCgtggcgtggggggtggggggagatggcaCGGGCACAGCGGacgtgggtggggggatggggacccccccccaccccgcccgcggTGGGTAGCGACCTGGCCCCGGGGTGGCGGGTTCTCTGTTGCTGCGGGCGCACATCCTGCCAGGCCGCTGCTCTAGCGCCCTGCTTGCCTCCTCTACGTGGtcggtgtgtgtgggggggcctCCGAGTGGGGACTCAGTTCGCCCCTCCCGGCTCTGCTGCCGACCTCGGCATCTCCAGGAAACGCTAGCGCGCCCAACCCGTCGTCATAGCAACGCAGGTTGGGCCAGGGCGTCTCCTGGCGGATGATGGACGTGGGGGGGGGTCTAGCTGGGCCACCCGCCAGGGAGAGTGGACCGCCCCATATTAACCCTTCTGGGCCTAGAATCGGGAAGCTACAAGGGGGTGAGGGGTGCCCCATCTTTTCCCTGCCCCCACATCTCGTGGTCCGCAGCCCAGAAAGCAGCTGCCCCCACCTCCGCCCTCCCGACCAGGAAATGATCTGGCGCCTGTTGTGGCTCAAAAGGAGGGGGActgctctcccaccctccctgtggggtaggtgggggggggagcgggggtggaTAGACCTAAGGTTCAGAGGTGCCCCTGTTCAGCCACTGAGGCAGGCGCCTTCGAGAATAGCTGTTCAGCTGTAAGGCTGTATCTGTGGGAGGGCatgaggtggaggaaggaggggggtggcAGTTTGGAGGGGGGGCTGAAAGCTTTATCCCCCCTCACTCCTAGGGTCTCTTGGGCTTTCAAAAGATTTGCAATGGGCCCTGGGAGTGCTTTCAGTCACCATAGGCCTGGGGAGGCTCCCACCCATACCTCCCCAGTTTGAGGCCTGGAGTCCTTCAGAGGCTGACCTTTGAGAAGGGACAGGAAGGGGGGCAGCTTGCATTCCCCAGGCGGAAGGGTATGTCTCCAGGGGCCCTGCCCTGACCCAGCCAAGGggccctctccccacttctgtAGGGCAGGAAATgctgtgtgaccgtgggcaaAATGCTTAACTCCTCTGAACCCAAGTGGCTGCAGTTCTACAAATTCCTGAGCATCCCTTGTGTGATGGCTTGTGCTAGCCCCAGGGACGGCAGTGACCCGCAAAGACCAGACCCTTCCTCTTGGGTCCTGTCAGGCCTGGAGTGGGGGCAGATGATCCAGACAGACCAGAGTCAAGGGGCCCCCAGAGAACtactcctctcttctctgctcagTCCCTGCAGAGTCCTCCTCCTTCCCTATCCTTTGATGTGTCCCCTCTGCCCTGTAAACTAGGCCtccatttccccttctcctccctgctctgtggGCCCCAAAGGCAGACAGGCCTGGGACTTGGAACCGACCAGAGGAAGTGGCCTGTCAGCCTGCCCCCTGCCAGCTCTGGCCTGCCACCAGCATCTCCGCCCTTGGCTGACATGGGAACTCCCCTCTCTGGCACCCTGTCATCTCCTCTCCTCCATCTGAAGTCAGGAGCCTGAAGACCCCACCCCAGTAGTCCTCCTCTTCATTTCCCTCCCtattggaggaggagggggattGGTGTGTGCAGCAGCTTCAGGGAGGAGCCTTCTGGAAGGGAGGTTCATCTTGAAGCTGCCAGTTGGTTTTTAGGTGTCTTGGATAGAGCTGGGGGTCTAGCTTATCTGCCTCACCAGCCTACCGGGATGGGCCTAGAGTTGGGGACTGTGCCCCTACTAGTCTGAGGTTAGATTCAGATGGAAGGAACAGGCCTGTGCCAATGGATGAGGCACATGCCCACTGGAGCCCTGGGTTGTTGGCATTTTCAGACCCCCAGATCCTCGGGCTTGGGACTGACTCCTTAGGAACTGGGAATCCTGGCCTCCTTCCTGGGCTGTGGGTTCAGCCTGGCAGGGCCCTGATCACCTCCAGCGTCTTGGGTGCAGCAAAGAGGCAAAGCCCATCCTGAGGGCCACAAAGCGCATCTGAGGAGGAGGCCAAGTCAGGGTTGCTAATcgtgggtggggacaggggcagctGCTCGTCACCTAGAGGACCCTCCAGGCATCCTCACCTGCATGGGTAGAAGGTCAGATGGTCCAGGTTCCTTGTGCAGTGGAGTGGGCTGCTTTTGGAAAGGAGAGGACACTCAAGCAGGAAGTGACCTGACCTGGTTTTCATGGTATTCCCCACCCCTGCAGAGCTCTGTAGCGGCCCCTAGTCCAGTGATGGGGAGCATGGCCCCCAACGACGCAATGGCAGCGGGCCCCATGGCACCCGGCTTCTTCCAGGTACAGCCAGGGCTGGTGCCCCCTGTTCTGCAACTCTTGAGTGGTTATGTCAGGGTGACAGGTGCGGGCACTGATGGGGTTGGGGGTCTCATGTGGGGAGAGGCCCCGGCAGGCTGGAATTGGGTGGGAGGGTGGTCAGTGCGTGGGTTTTTGCATCTGGGTTTTGGTGtagccagcgggggaggggccgctTGAGCTGGGTCCCAGGCCAGGAGAAGGCGGGGTCTCTGTGCAGTTGGTCTGTGCGCGCCAGGTTGCTAAGAGTCTTGGAGCATGGCTCTCTGAGCCGTGGGTCTTGCCCCTGACTGTTTCCGTAGAGCCCCTCACCCCAAACCCCGTCTTGCCTTAGGGGGAGTGCAGGACTGGCCCACCCTCCCGCCTCCATggcatcccctcccccctccctggccACGCCCAGCAAGGCCACAGAAAGCAGTGAAGCTTCGGTGGACCTCGCTCTTCCCAACCCACCTGGTTCTGTCCTCCTAGGGCCCCCCCGACTCCCAGCAGCCCCCCCACAACCCCAACGCCCCCATGATGGGGCCTCACGTTCAGGTAAGGACCTGTGACGCCCCGCCCCTTCACCACACGCACGTCCCAGCAACTCGAGCCCCCGGCCCCACCGCACTCACGCTCCGGGCACTGGCTGGCTGCGGTCTGCTGACTGGTCCTGGAAGAGGGGGCTGTCCAGGCTGGGGGCCGGGGCGCCGCAGGAACGGGGTagcttcggggggggggggcgaacgGGCGGTGGGAGGTGCTGATCCCCGGCCCACCTCTTCCAGCCCTTCATGTCACCGCGGTTCCCAGGGGGCCCCCGGCCCGCCCTGCGGATGCCGAGTCAGGTGAGAGAGGGatgaggggagggggggcaggagtTGGGCCAGGGTGGTGGTGCCCTCGCTCACTGCTGCCACGCCCCCTCCGCAGCCTCCGGTGGGCCTCCccggctcccagcccctcctccctggcGCCATGGAACCCTCCCCGCGTGCTCAGGGTGAGTAGGGAAGCTCCAGCTGCTGCCTCCCCCTCCACTCATCGGGACCCCGGCTCGGAATGCCTGGTCCCTGCTGTCTCACGGTGCAGAACCACCCCCATCCAGCCCATGTCCACCCCGGGGAGTGTTACCGGCCTGAGCccccctccttctgtccccaccTCAGGGCATCCGAGCATGGGCCCGATGCAGAGGGTGACACCTCCACGGGGCATGGCCGGCGTTGGACCCCAGGTGAGGGCAGGGTCCGGGAGAGGGGGTACGCCTCGGGGCCTTCCCCCCATACCTTGGCCACTCACAGCCCTTCTGCTTCCCCAGAGCTATGGAGGTGGCATGCGGCCCCCACCCAACTCTCTCGCCGGCCCGGGCCTGCCCACCATGAACATGTAAGGCCCTGGGAGAACCCCTGGAGTGTGCCCACGTGGGCCATCACCCAGCTTCACGGGCTGGGTGGGCCGGGGCAGGCTCAATCTGCACTGGCCATTGTTAATGCTCTGGATATCGTTTATTCTGCTgtcaggtggggaaactgaggcccaaaggcTGGTGAGGGATGAAGGCTGACCCAGCCAATGTCTGCTGCGCTGAGGGCCTGTTTGGGGGCACATGGGGCAgcggggagtggggtgggggggtgggtgacagTGCGTAGTGGGGGGCCGTGTACCACCCGGCCTCACCCCAGGGTCCACCACTGTCTCTTCTAGGGGCCCTGGAGTGCGAGGCCCATGGGCCAGCCCCAGCGGAAACTCGGTGAGTGGTGGCCCGGAGGGCCGGGGGAAGATGGTGGCGGTCTGTGAGGGGTAGAGCGGGCCGACTGCTCATAgctgcccttctccccagatcccctattcctcctcctcccccggcAGCTACACGGTGAGTGGGGCCCAGCGGGGCCGTGGCTGTGCCGCTCAagcctggggggaggggttgtgggtggcagatgtgtgtgtgtgggggggtctttctcaccttctctgtctccctccttgtgCAGGGACCCCCAGGAGGAGGCGGGCCCCCTGGAACACCCATCATGCCCAGCCCTGGAGGTGGTACAGCCCGGGTGGGGTACAGGGAGGGTGTTCCTGGAGAAGTCGTCACACTTCTTGCCCTCATGCACCAATATCTCCCCCAGACTCCACCAACTCCAGCGAGAACATGTACACTATCATGAACCCCATTGGGCCGGGCGCCGGCAGGGCTAATGTGAGTGGAGGGGACTCCAGGGTGGGGGCTGCAGAAAGTAGTGGCCCCACTGGGGGTCTGGTGGCCCTAGTCCCACGCTGCCCCGCTGCCCGCAGTTCCCACTTGGCCCTGGTCCGGAGGGCCCCATGGCGGCCATGAGTGCGATGGAGCCTCATCACGTGAACGGATCCCTGGGTGAGTGGGCGTCCGGAGAccacccccgccccactcccCAACCAGGCTGCTTCACAAGCCTTTTGCGCCCCCTGGCGGATGCTCCCGCCCCTCCAACCCCGTTTCTCCTCTGGCGACCCAGTTGTGCCCCGAGCTTCCGCAGGCGGCCCAGTGGCAGGGGTTGCGTTGGGGGGAGGATTCCTGTAACTAAACCATGAGTGCCATCACTGACCCCTGCCCGGACCCTCCGTCCGAGATCCCCAGCAGGCTGGGCCTGGGAGCGGGGGCCTGGGCCTGGGAGTTCGAGGAGGGGGTCGATTGACCCTGGGCTCCCCGGGGGCGGGGAAGTCGGGCCTGGCGCAGGCGCGTCTGAGCCGCGGTCCGCCGTCTGTCGGTCCACAGGCTCGGGCGATATGGACGGGTTGCCGAAGGTGAGGGGCCGCGCTCCTGcgtggggtggggcctggggctccCGGGGCGCGGGGATGCGGGCTTGACCAGGGCGGTGAGGCCTAGTCCAGGTCGGGACGAGCggtgggcagggcctggcccGCGGGGCGGGGAGTACCGCGCTGACCGCGGCCGCCCCCAGAGCTCCCCCGGC contains these protein-coding regions:
- the SSBP4 gene encoding single-stranded DNA-binding protein 4 isoform X3, with the protein product MYAKGGKGSAVPSDSQAREKLALYVYEYLLHVGAQKSAQTFLSEIRWEKNITLGEPPGFLHSWWCVFWDLYCAAPDRREACEHSNEAKAFQDYSSVAAPSPVMGSMAPNDAMAAGPMAPGFFQGPPDSQQPPHNPNAPMMGPHVQPFMSPRFPGGPRPALRMPSQPPVGLPGSQPLLPGAMEPSPRAQGHPSMGPMQRVTPPRGMAGVGPQSYGGGMRPPPNSLAGPGLPTMNMGPGVRGPWASPSGNSIPYSSSSPGSYTGPPGGGGPPGTPIMPSPGDSTNSSENMYTIMNPIGPGAGRANFPLGPGPEGPMAAMSAMEPHHVNGSLGSGDMDGLPKSSPGAVAGLSNAPGTPRDDGEMAAAGTFLHPFPSESVSDCVDSPPAAASGRRGLAGRPRRGGRGARARP
- the SSBP4 gene encoding single-stranded DNA-binding protein 4 isoform X4; protein product: MYAKGGKGSAVPSDSQAREKLALYVYEYLLHVGAQKSAQTFLSEIRWEKNITLGEPPGFLHSWWCVFWDLYCAAPDRREACEHSNEAKAFQDYSSVAAPSPVMGSMAPNDAMAAGPMAPGFFQPFMSPRFPGGPRPALRMPSQPPVGLPGSQPLLPGAMEPSPRAQGHPSMGPMQRVTPPRGMAGVGPQVRAGSGRGGTPRGLPPIPWPLTALLLPQSYGGGMRPPPNSLAGPGLPTMNMGPGVRGPWASPSGNSIPYSSSSPGSYTGPPGGGGPPGTPIMPSPGDSTNSSENMYTIMNPIGPGAGRANFPLGPGPEGPMAAMSAMEPHHVNGSLGSGDMDGLPKSSPGAVAGLSNAPGTPRDDGEMAAAGTFLHPFPSESYSPGMTMSV
- the SSBP4 gene encoding single-stranded DNA-binding protein 4 isoform X2 produces the protein MYAKGGKGSAVPSDSQAREKLALYVYEYLLHVGAQKSAQTFLSEIRWEKNITLGEPPGFLHSWWCVFWDLYCAAPDRREACEHSNEAKAFQDYSSVAAPSPVMGSMAPNDAMAAGPMAPGFFQGPPDSQQPPHNPNAPMMGPHVQPFMSPRFPGGPRPALRMPSQPPVGLPGSQPLLPGAMEPSPRAQGHPSMGPMQRVTPPRGMAGVGPQVRAGSGRGGTPRGLPPIPWPLTALLLPQSYGGGMRPPPNSLAGPGLPTMNMGPGVRGPWASPSGNSIPYSSSSPGSYTGPPGGGGPPGTPIMPSPGDSTNSSENMYTIMNPIGPGAGRANFPLGPGPEGPMAAMSAMEPHHVNGSLGSGDMDGLPKSSPGAVAGLSNAPGTPRDDGEMAAAGTFLHPFPSESYSPGMTMSV
- the SSBP4 gene encoding single-stranded DNA-binding protein 4 isoform X7, with the translated sequence MYAKGGKGSAVPSDSQAREKLALYVYEYLLHVGAQKSAQTFLSEIRWEKNITLGEPPGFLHSWWCVFWDLYCAAPDRREACEHSNEAKAFQDYSSVAAPSPVMGSMAPNDAMAAGPMAPGFFQPFMSPRFPGGPRPALRMPSQPPVGLPGSQPLLPGAMEPSPRAQGHPSMGPMQRVTPPRGMAGVGPQSYGGGMRPPPNSLAGPGLPTMNMGPGVRGPWASPSGNSIPYSSSSPGSYTGPPGGGGPPGTPIMPSPGDSTNSSENMYTIMNPIGPGAGRANFPLGPGPEGPMAAMSAMEPHHVNGSLGSGDMDGLPKSSPGAVAGLSNAPGTPRDDGEMAAAGTFLHPFPSESYSPGMTMSV
- the SSBP4 gene encoding single-stranded DNA-binding protein 4 isoform X5, giving the protein MYAKGGKGSAVPSDSQAREKLALYVYEYLLHVGAQKSAQTFLSEIRWEKNITLGEPPGFLHSWWCVFWDLYCAAPDRREACEHSNEAKAFQDYSSVAAPSPVMGSMAPNDAMAAGPMAPGFFQGPPDSQQPPHNPNAPMMGPHVQPFMSPRFPGGPRPALRMPSQPPVGLPGSQPLLPGAMEPSPRAQGHPSMGPMQRVTPPRGMAGVGPQSYGGGMRPPPNSLAGPGLPTMNMGPGVRGPWASPSGNSIPYSSSSPGSYTGPPGGGGPPGTPIMPSPGDSTNSSENMYTIMNPIGPGAGRANFPLGPGPEGPMAAMSAMEPHHVNGSLGSGDMDGLPKSSPGAVAGLSNAPGTPRDDGEMAAAGTFLHPFPSESYSPGMTMSV